One window of the Primulina eburnea isolate SZY01 chromosome 18, ASM2296580v1, whole genome shotgun sequence genome contains the following:
- the LOC140819112 gene encoding uncharacterized protein, which produces MGGNSRNAQHDPLQEQNIQNMFEIMHQFVQFCQQNQPGPHDQAQEHHLEANDRALEIFLRFKPPKFEGKQDACQAESWLSKINKIFSILKYPKEKKVNFSTYLFEEAAHNWWRTVEHRWTKNHTPKTWENFLQEFEGKYITQVILNTREREFMDLVQGDMTVAQYEAEFHRLIHYAPHYMEDEVRKGLKLDIRWATLSTK; this is translated from the coding sequence ATGGGTGGAAATTCGAGAAACGCTCAACACGATCCCctccaagaacaaaacatacaaaatatgtttgaaataatgcaTCAATTTGTGCAGTTTTGTCAGCAAAATCAACCAGGACCTCATGATCAAGCTCAAGAACATCACCTTGAGGCAAATGATCGAGCTCTTGAGATATTTTTGAGATTCAAACCGCCAAAGTTTGAAGGAAAACAAGATGCTTGTCAAGCAGAATCTTGGCTaagcaaaatcaacaaaatattttctattctcAAATATCCTAAAGAAAAAAAGGTGAATTTTTCCACTTACTTATTTGAAGAAGCAGCTCATAACTGGTGGCGTACGGTGGAACATAGGTGGACAAAGAATCACACCCCAAAAACGTGGGAAAATTTTCTGCAAGAGTTCGAAGGTAAATATATAACTCAAGTTATATTAAATACCCGAGAACGGGAATTTATGGATTTAGTCCAAGGTGACATGACCGTAGCTCAATATGAGGCAGAATTCCACCGTCTTATACATTATGCACCACACTACATGGAAGATGAGGTGAGAAAAGGGTTAAAGCTCGATATTCGTTGGGCAACACTGTCCACaaaatga